The genomic stretch GTCTTTAATCTTTTTACAGACCAACCCGACGTCAACTGATACACAAATTCTCCGGAAACgccattataattaaaaaaaaaattcttatggTTTAGCGAttgattgtaaattaataaaaaataaattatggctACCATAATGACTTTTTTACTCTTTAGAAAAACTGCAGCGCAGATTCGAAGATTGCGTGAAACAATTCAATCAAAAGCCTTCCGTATGAACAACCCACCGGCGTTTTATGAAAAGCGCAAGTCTAGTATGAAAATTGCTACAGCACAGAAAATTACTGAAGAGGAGAGAATAGATCAAGAAAATCAGGTAATTAATCTACTGTGTCTGTATGCGTGTTTCGGCGAATCTCATACAAGATTTGACTGATTTTGTAGTgacattcttatatttatgagTTTGGCAAGGAAATATGAGGATTtgtgaatgaaattaaacatggtaataaaaattttcaactaTACACATGTAATGTTATCATGTAAGTATGATTTCGTTTAAGAtttcgaattaaataatttctatcatgtatattatttcatactgTGTGTCAATTAAGATtagatatttgaaatgtaCCTCTATCAGATTAAGTTGACCTGTTACGATATTATGTATCTCCCACGTgcaaaaagtaacaaataaatgtatatgcaTCAGGCATGGATGGACAACATGGAGGGGGACGGCGAGTTGCCGCGGTGCGGCGGGTGCGGGCGCACGTTCGAGCGGCGCGCGGCGCTCGCGGCGCACACCAACACGTGCCAGCCGCGCGTGCGCGCGctcgccgccgcgcgccgcccgcacGACGCCAAGCGCATCGAGATACAGATCCGCAAGGACTACCACAAGGGGCCGCCGCCCAAAGGTAACGCCTCGTGTTGTCATAGCAACGCGCCGAGTGCATCTAGGTATACAACCGTTAGGGGCTGCCGCCGCCGGAAGGTGATCACGCCACGTGTTGCCATAGCAATGCGCCGAACGCATCTAGATAGATAACTGCTACCGTCCACAGCTGCCTAAAGGTGAGCACGCCTGTTCTTGCCTTAGCAACGCGCCGAGCTAATTAACATCCAATCCACTCGGGGCCGTCTCTACTCACGGGTTAGACACGCCTTTAAGTGAACGCTATGCGTATGGCACAAAcacaaattgaatattttataagttgcTTGTACAGCCTCTTGTAGCGGATTGCCTGatgatctttaaaaaattagagtcttgaaattgtaataaaatattgagagCATgattgagatatttttttttgctaatttTTGCAGAAAAGAATACTACCGAAGAGGCACCATCACCATCGAAACCGCAAGTACAAAAGGAGAAAAAAGAAGTTCAAAATGAAAACACTTTGACGGAAGCTATTATGAGTATTGTTGGAGTAACTGGTAATCAAGAAGTTGTTGATAGCGAGCCTATAGAACAAATTACTGAAGATCCGCCTAAACCTAGTTTTAATGTAGACTCTTTCAAACCTATGCATAAGCTAAGGTTTTCTCACCAAGCAGAGAAAAGCAATTTTAATGCACTGAAAAGAAAAGTGCTACATGATGTTGACATAGACCAATTGTCatgtaaaaaatgtgaattCAAATGTAAGCAAGCGAACGAACTATACAATCACGTTGCAGGTCACTTTAAATGGTTGCGTTATGCATGCAAACTGTGTAATTTCAAGCATTATGAATTCGAGAAAGTTCCGGAGCATGTAAAGATAGTTCACAAACTAAAGGGTGATTCTGATTTCTATTTTAGTACAGTTAAAGCGATTGATGGTGTTGAAGCGACAATGCTTTCTGATGTAACTGATGaaacaagtgaagctaatgaAACTAGTCCTGACTCTAGACGACCAAGTAGGTGTTCAAGTGACTCTAGCAGATTGTCCGATGACAGTTCATCTAGTAGTACAAGAATCGAAACGGGAAGTAGAAAGAGAAAATCAAATCCATATAGAAGCAGTACAAGGAAAAAGAGAGAAGTCCCTAATGGTATGatcctttattatttttttatttgttccctATACccttagtaataatataaatactgaatCTTAAATGGAAGAAATGATTTCGATTCATTTTAGCAAagattgattaaatttttaactattgCACATTGAAATCTTAACATTGCagtataaaaatcttaaaggTTAAATAggataatgataatgaaaatattttgtttattgcagATGAAGCAGATGGAGATAGCAAGGATGGCGAAGATTCACCTCAAAAAGACGTCATACAATTGGAAAACGATTCATCTTCAAATTCAAAGATATTTGATGAAAACTCGTCTGATATAGATGACTCTGAGGAGAAAACTAGCAAACGTCTCAGACTCGATGATATGACATCAGTTGCACCTAGAAGACCAGTCAGGAAACGAACGAGACCCAAAAATGAGGATTTCGAATATGATTTATCAAATCTACTGAAAATGGAAGCCCAAGGTTACAGGGATTCGATATCGGTCTCTAATGTTAAAgcagtttcaaataaaaagaaaaNNNNNNNNNNNNNNNNNNNNNNNNNNNNNNNNNNNNNNNNNNNNNNNNNNNNNNNNNNNNNNNNNNNNNNNNNNNNNNNNNNNNNNNNNNNNNNNNNNNNNNNNNNNNNNNNNNNNNNNNNNNNNNNNNNNNNNNNNNNNNNNNNNNNNNNNNNNNNNNNNNNNNNNNNNNNNNNNNNNNNNNNNNNNNNNNNNNNNNNNNNNNNNNNNNNNNNNNNNNNNNNNNNNNNNNNNNNNNNNNNNNNNNNNNNNNNNNNNNNNNNNNNNNNNNNNNNNNNNNNNNNNNNNNNNNNNNNNNNNNNNNNNNNNNNNNNNNNNNNNNNNNNNNNNNNNNNNNNNNNNNNNNNNNNNNNNNNNNNNNNNNNNNNNNNNNNNNNNNNNNNNNNNNNNNNNNNNNNNNNNNNNNNNNNNNNNNNNNNNNNNNNNNNNNNNNNNNNNNNNNNNNNNNNNNNNNNNNNNNNNNNNNNNNNNNNNNNNNNNNNNNNNNNNNNNNNNNNNNNNNNNNNNNNNNNNNNNNNNNNNNNNNNNNNNNNNNNNNNNNNNNNNNNNNNNNNNNNNNNNNNNNNNNNNNNNNNNNNNNNNNNNNNNNNNNNNNNNNNNNNNNNNNNNNNNNNNNNNNNNNNNNNNNNNNNNNNNNNNNNNNNNNNNNNNNNNNNNNNNNNNNNNNNNNNNNNNNNNNNNNNNNNNNNNNNNNNNNNNNNNNNNNNNNNNNNNNNNNNNNNNNNNNNNNNNNNNNNNNNNNNNNNNNNNNNNNNNNNNNNNNNNNNNNNNNNNNNNNNNNNNNNNNNNNNNNNNNNNNNNNNNNNNNNNNNNNNNNNNNNNNNNNNNNNNNNNNNNNNNNNNNNNNNNNNNNNNNNNNNNNNNNNNNNNNNNNNNNNNNNNNNNNNNNNNNNNNNNNNNNNNNNNNNNNNNNNNNNNNNNNNNNNNNNNNNNNNNNNNNNNNNNNNNNNNNNNNNNNNNNNNNNNNNNNNNNNNNNNNNNNNNNNNNNNNNNNNNNNNNNATGGGGGTAGGGCTCATATGAAAACTactaattttacaattttcacaTCAACTAAAGAACAAAGgatatctaatatatttgttagaCCCATGTTGCCAAAAATCAGTCGCATAGATAAAACTTCCCTTCTAAAAGAACCACcagaaaataaagataatacaaCTAAAAGTACAAAAGTTCCCGACGCGAACGAATCTGTAGTACAACCAGTTATAGAAGATGGTAAATCACAAAGTCCTCCTGTAACagaaacaaatgaaaacataaaagataGCAATAAAGTAATTACCGAAACTAAAGATACAAAAGAAGTTAACGATGAAAATCCTGCGAGCCAAACCACTGCGAGCCCAACCACTGAATCTAGTTCCCAAGATAAaaccaaatcaaatttaaatttagttccTATAAAATTTCGTAAACAAAGCTTAGACCTTATGAAAAATCCCcttattaaaaagaatattaccGACTTTAGCAAGGCCGGTATGAAGACAAAAATTCTCGTCATCAAGCCTTTGAATAGGAAAGATGGCGCTCAAACTATAAATGCACCGTTGAAGTTTCAAACGATAAAGTTAAAAGAACCCGTGAACATATCCAATGATGAGAAAAAGCCAGATCAAGTTGTTGTAGTGAAAGTACCCAAAGTTGAATGTGCAAGAGCAGTTAAAGGTAGTAACAATAATAACGAAAGTAGTTCAGACGCTAAAGTGGCAGACagtgaaaaagaaaaagcagAAAATTGTGATAGTAAAATAAGTgaagaaaaatacaatgaaagtGATAAACAAGAGGTTTCGAATAATAATAGCGATAGAGCTCAATCTGAAACTTTTTCCACTGAAATCTCGGTGCCTGTGACTGATACAGATGTAGCAGTCCAAAGCTGAATGAAATatgttaatgtattattattttaattaagaacaTGTACAGGTTATGTTAGTTAGCTATTccaattaaatgatatataacaattatagtgTTGTCTTGTTCTCATTTTGATcctatgaatgaatgaaaatgaaagCTACGTATGTATGTACACAAAAGAAAGTTGCTTTAGAAACACAACTTCGATTTCGAATTGAACCCTACTTAAATACCCACATCTGCATAGATAGCCTGCTTCAgtcaattctt from Zerene cesonia ecotype Mississippi unplaced genomic scaffold, Zerene_cesonia_1.1 Zces_u002, whole genome shotgun sequence encodes the following:
- the LOC119838296 gene encoding uncharacterized protein LOC119838296, encoding MAGNRVNAKTKGKEDKSKLNKNVTQNNEDSEDLDYSLLRKPIPTSVTGFAQARKVFDLATEELKELLTNECDLLYECKVCRNLFRSLMNFISHKRIYCKEKFNCTVHSHFTSVNSTANELLKIKKFEENYLEFLKDKSQEPNENIEENDAIPMTKDLTTVIEKIVTSRGIQEDQLKEQEVILQKIPKTSVAVYQNIKYNDSSNVDDMRTQVNELDTILSRQNAVLQSDGKFKIESNVDSENEGVIQISDDEENDCLDNLKCKICELQFSTQKTLKSHIKTKHLESRLVYPCPDCLEIFSTSWSVYRHLFKVHRKTAAQIRRLRETIQSKAFRMNNPPAFYEKRKSSMKIATAQKITEEERIDQENQAWMDNMEGDGELPRCGGCGRTFERRAALAAHTNTCQPRVRALAAARRPHDAKRIEIQIRKDYHKGPPPKEKNTTEEAPSPSKPQVQKEKKEVQNENTLTEAIMSIVGVTGNQEVVDSEPIEQITEDPPKPSFNVDSFKPMHKLRFSHQAEKSNFNALKRKVLHDVDIDQLSCKKCEFKCKQANELYNHVAGHFKWLRYACKLCNFKHYEFEKVPEHVKIVHKLKGDSDFYFSTVKAIDGVEATMLSDVTDETSEANETSPDSRRPSRCSSDSSRLSDDSSSSSTRIETGSRKRKSNPYRSSTRKKREVPNDEADGDSKDGEDSPQKDVIQLENDSSSNSKIFDENSSDIDDSEEKTSKRLRLDDMTSVAPRRPVRKRTRPKNEDFEYDLSNLLKMEAQGYRDSISVSNVKAVSNKKKRAHMKTTNFTIFTSTKEQRISNIFVRPMLPKISRIDKTSLLKEPPENKDNTTKSTKVPDANESVVQPVIEDGKSQSPPVTETNENIKDSNKVITETKDTKEVNDENPASQTTASPTTESSSQDKTKSNLNLVPIKFRKQSLDLMKNPLIKKNITDFSKAGMKTKILVIKPLNRKDGAQTINAPLKFQTIKLKEPVNISNDEKKPDQVVVVKVPKVECARAVKGSNNNNESSSDAKVADSEKEKAENCDSKISEEKYNESDKQEVSNNNSDRAQSETFSTEISVPVTDTDVAVQS